CTGATCCAGGAGGCCCGCGCCATCTTCCAGGGTTTGTTCGCGGTTTCCCCCCGCGACGCCTACTTCGCCCGCGCCCTGGCCGTGGTGGAGTGGGCCGCGGGCAACCCGGACGGGGCGCTCGGCGCCTTCGACGTGGCCATCAAGCTTGATCCTGACCACCCCGCCGGCTACCTGGGCCGCGCCGAGGTGCGCATCGCGTCTGGACAGCGCCGTGAAGCGCAGTCGGATGTGGCCAAGGCGATCAGCCTCGCCCAAGCCAAAGATCCTTTGAAGATCAAGGCTGAAGCCATGCTCGCGGCGCTCGCCGGAAGGCGCCGATGAGCTCTCACGCAACTCTTCCGGTGAGGCACGGATAACTCAATACACGGCGCGCACGGAACTCCCGGCGCAAACAAAGGAGAAAGTCATGGGCTTCTCGATCTCTGGTCTTCTGAGCGACGTCGGCATCAAGCTCCCCAACATCGACCTCGGCAACATCGGCAGCGAGATCGTCTCTGAGGGCAAGAAGCTCCTCGGCGACGTCGTCAAGGACAGCTTCACCCTGTCGAACCAGCCTGGCCAGACGTTCGCCAGCGACATGAACCTGAACATCCTCGGCGACAACATCCGCCTGCCGAACCCCATCGGCTCGCTCGCGAACAAGCTGCTCGGCTCGGCCGACAGCGAGCTGAACAAGTTCGGCGTGAACGTGGACTTCAAGACCGTGCTGGGCAAGCTCTTCCACCTCCCCACCGAGGCGGGCGACGTGAGCGTGCCGAGCGTGAAGGACCGCGCCACCACCGGTCAGCTCCCGGGCGCCACCGCTACGGGCGGCGCGGCCAAGCCGGCTGCGGCCACCAACCGTTCGGGTGCAGCTGCGGGCACGGCGGCCGTCAGTGGCGCCTTCGCCACCGGCGGCGGCTCCGCGGCGGCCAACACCGCCTCCACCCCCGTGAGCAGCGGCTCGATCAACAGCTCCATCGACCCCAGCATGCAGTCGGCGCTGAACACCGCGGGCTCGAACCTCTCCAAGGCCATGGATGACCTGAAGGCCGCGGGCAGCGACCCGGCCAAGCTCCAGGCCGCCGCCGCCGAGATGCAGCAGGCCAACGAGATGTTCAGCATCATCAGCCAGATCATGGCCGACAACCACCAGACCCGCATGATGGCCATCCAGAACCTGAAGTAAGAGGTTCAGCAGTCTGGGATGGGAACGGCAGGCGCGTAACCTTCGGGTTGCGCGCCTGTCCGCCTTTCGGGAGACTACAGACCCTCCCCGCGCCGAGGATTGAACCCATGGCCCAGAAGCCGACCGCCACCGCGAACGACGCTGCCTGGAAGAAGGCCCTCTACGCGCCGGAGCGCGTGGCCAAGTTCGTCAAGGGCGAGATGACGCTCCAGGAGCTCCACGGGATCACCGGCCCGGAGATGCTGGAGATGGCCGTCACCGGCTACACCATGTACGAGCAGGGCCAGTACAAGCAGGCCAAGGTGATCTTCGACGGCCTGTCGGCGCTGGATCCCAAAGAGGCCTACTACCGCACGGCGCTGGGCGCGGTGCACCTGGCCGAGGGCAACCTCGAGGAGGCGCTCCGCGTGCTCGACGAGGCCATCCAGCTCGACGGCAAGGACCTCGCGGCCTTCGTGAACCGCGGCGAGGCCCACCTGCGCAAGGGCGACATCATCAAGGCCGCCCACGACTTCAAGAAGGCCATCACCCTCGACCCCACCGGCAAGGACCCGCTCACCCGCCGCGCCAAGGCGCTCTCGGCGGCGGTGCTCAAGAGCCTGGAGATGGGCTCGGGCGGCGGCGACGCCAAGCCCACGGCCAACAAGGCGGCGCCCGCCAAGAGCGGCAACACCGGCAAGCAGGCCGCGGCCCCCAAGCCCGCGGGCAAGGGCAAGCCGACGCACAAGCGCTGAGCCAACTTCTCAAGCGCCGCGAGGGCGCGCCGAGGGCGGAAGGACGATGCAGCGGCGTCGGGGCAGCTCCGAGCGGGCCAGGACCCGCACCACCTCGCTGCCCCAGACCCCTGCGGCGCGCATCACCTACTTTCCCAAGCGGCAGGCCCCGAAGCCCGAGCCGGACGACCTCGAGACGCGCGAGGTCACCATCGCCGAGCTGGTGACGGATCCGCACGCCGACGAGCAGCCCCGCCGCGGCCGCCACGACTCCGACGGCCTGCCCGACCGCGACGCCCTCACCTACAACCGCGCCAAGATCGAGAAGCTCCTCCGCGGCGACCGGCGCGCGCTGGAGGGCATGGACGCGAGCTCGCTCGCCGACGTGGCCGTGCTCGGGCACAGCCTCTACGAAGACGGCCGCCTCAACGAGGCCCGCGTGGTGTTCGAGGGCCTGGTGGCCATGGATCCCTCCGAGGCCTTCCCGTACACGGTGCTGGGCGCGATCTACCTGGCGCAGCAGGACGTGCACCGGGCGCTGGCGCTCTTCGAGGCCGCCCTGGAGATCGACCCGGACGACGTGGCCGCGCTGGTGTACCGCGGTGAGATCCGCCTGCGCCTGGGGAACCGGCCGCGCGCCATGAAAGATCTGGAACGCGCCCTGTCGATCGACCCGGACGGCCCGCAGAGCCCGTTCTCCCAGCGGGCGCGGGCGGCGCTGCATGAGGCCCGGACGATGTCGCGCAGGTAGGTTCCCGGCAGGGGCTGTCCTAGAATGACGCCCTCGCCGACGAGGCCCGTGTGGACAAGAAGAAGGGCGTCCTGAGCAAGTACAGCGACGTGATCATCGCCGGGCTCGTGGTGAGCATCGTGGCGATGATGATCGTCCCGCTGCCCACGCCGCTGCTGGACCTGCTCATCGTCACCAACATCAGCATCAGCGTGCTGCTGGTGCTCACCGCCATCTACATCCAGAGCGCGCTCCGCATCAGCGTCTTTCCCACGCTGCTCCTCATCACCACGCTCTTCCGGCTCGCGCTGAACGTCTCCAGCTCGCGCTTGATCCTCATTCAGGCCAACGCTGGCGAGGTCATCAAGGACTTCGGCCAGTTCGTCGTGCGCGGCAATTACGTGGTCGGTGCGGTCATCTTCATCATCCTCACCCTGGTGCAGTTCATCGTCATCTCCAAGGGCTCGGAGCGCGTCGCGGAGGTGGCCGCGCGCTTCACCCTGGACGCCATGCCCGGCAAGCAGATGTCCATCGACGCGGACCTGCGCTCGGGCGCCATCGATCAGGACGAGGGCAAGAAGAAGCGTCGCGACCTCGAGCGCGAGAGCCAGCTCTTCGGCGCCATGGACGGCGCCATGAAGTTCGTCAAAGGCGACGCCATCGCCGGAATGATCATCACCGTCATCAACATCGTGGGCGGCCTGATCATCGGCGTCTTGCAGCGCGGAATGCCGGCCGCCGAGGCCGCGAAGATCTACACCATCCTCACCATTGGCGACGGCCTGGTGAGCCAGATCCCGGCGCTGCTGATCTCGACGAGCGCGGGCATCATCGTCACCCGCGTGGGCGGCGAGGACGAGGACGCCAACCTCGGCGGCGACGTCATCGGCCAGCTCACCGCCTATCCGAAAGCCATCGCCATCTCCGCGGTGATGCTGCTGGTGCTGGGCATCGTTCCCGGCCTGCCCGGCGTGCCCTTCCTGGTCATGGGCTCGCTCGCCGGATTTGGCGGCTACACGCTGCTCAAGCGCCAGCGCGACGAGGCGGCGATGCTCGCGCTGCCAGACGGCGGCATGGTGCCCATCGAGGGCGGCGAGGACGCGCCCCAGGCCGTGGAGGCCGGGCCCAAGGAGCCGATCAATCCCGAGTCGGAGATGTTCGTGCCGGTGGTCACGCCCATCGTGCTCGAGGTGTCCGATGCGCTGGTGCCCTGCGTGGACTCGCGCCAGGACGGCGGCCGGTTCCTGTTCGAGCTGATTCCGTTCATGCGTGACGGCCTCTTCGTGGAGCTCGGCGTGCGCTTCCCGGGCGTGCGCGCGCGCGGAAACCCGCACCTGCCGCCCGGCGCGTACCAGATCCAGATCAACGAAGTGCCCGTGGTGACCGGCCAGGTGATGCTCCAGCACATGCTGGTCAACGACATCCCCGAGCGCCTCAAGCTCATGGGCATCAGCGGCATCCCCACCATGAACCCGGCCACGCGCCAGCCCGCGGCCTGGGTGAGCGAGGAGCACCGGGGCACGCTCGAGGGCGCCGGACTCACCACGTGGGACGCGGCGAGCTACCTGGTGCTCCACCTCGCGGCCGTGCTGCGCAAGCACGCGCGCGAGTTCGTGGGCGTGCAGGAGTCGCAGGCCATGCTCGACCAGCTCGAGAAGGCCTTCCCGGCGCTGGTGAAGGAAGTGATTCCGAAGCTGGTCTCGCCCATCAAGCTCACCGACATCCTGGCGCGGCTGGTGGAAGAGGAGATCAGCGTCCGCGACTTGCGCGGCGTCTTGCAGAGCCTGGCCGAGTGGGCCCAGGTGGAGACGGACTCGGTGATGCTCACCGAGCACGTGCGCTCCAGCCTCAAGCGCTACATCAGCCACAAGTACGCGCGCGGGGCGAACACGCTCGTGGTGTACCTGCTCTCGCCCCAGATTGAAGAAGCCATCCGCGGGGCCATCAAGCACTCCGCGAGCGGCAGCCACCTCGCGCTCGAGCCGGAGATCGCCCAGGAGATCATCCAGGCGGTGAAGCGGCAGTGCGGCTCGCTGCCGCCGTCTGCGCAACGTCCGGTCATCCTCACGGCGATGGACATCCGCCGCTACGTGCGAAAGTTGCTCGAGTACGAGTTCACGCCGCCGTTCTCGGTGGTGAGCTACCAGGAGCTCTCGCCGGACCTGAACATCCAGCCGGTGGCGCAGATTCAGCTCGCCTAGTTGACCTTGGCGGCGCTCGTGGTGTGATCAAGGCGTGAAGCGACTCGTCCTCCTGGCCCTTCTCCTCGCGCCCGCGGCAGCCCAGGCCAAGGCCTGGCGCAACGTCACGCCGGGCGCCACGCCGAGCACCGACGTCACCAAGCGCTTTGGCGAGCCCACCAAGCGGCTCAAGCAGGGCGACAAGAAGATCTTCGCCTACGAAGGCGACGAGACCATCGAGGGCACCACCCAGGCGCAGTTCACCATCGCCGCCGACGGCAAGGTGGAGCAGATCGCCATCTTCCCGGCCACGGTGATCGAGCGCGCCGCGCTGGCGGAGACCTACGGCCCCGACTGCAAGGACAAGCAGGTCCCCAACTGCTTCGTGCAGAAGGTCAGCGACGACGACTTCAAGACCTACTTCTGGTACCCGAAGCTCGGCTTGGTCGTGTTCCTGAGCAACGACGGCAAGACCGTGCAGAGCCTGCTCTTCGTCAAGCCGGAGAAGGCGGAGCAGAAGGCCGCGTCGAAAGAGCGGTAGCGGTCAGGGGGCGGTGAAGCACACCCCAGCCGATGAGCACGACGGACCCTTCATCGTTTGGGGAACGTCGGGATGAAACCGGTCTCGCGCGGCTCAGCCCAACGGATCTGCGACGGCGCGCACGGCCACGTCGTGAATGGATCCGACAGCACCAGGGTCGCGTCGCGCTCGCTCCGAGAGACCGCGAAGCCAAGGATGACGCCGATCAGCGCCGCGACGATCGACCCGCGCCGCCGCCGCTGCCGCTCGCGCACGCTCCGCCCGAGCGGACAATCGCTCAAGAGCAGCGTGCCGTCCTCGCGCACGAAGAACTGCGGCCGCTCTCGGCCCACCAGCGCTTGCACTTGAGGTCGCGAGAGCCCATCCACCTCGAGCACGCGCAAGCGGCACAGGCTGCAGGTCCGCGCGCAGGCGCTCCCGGACATGGTCGACCAGCTCGCGCCGCAGGAGCTCGCGCGGACCACCTCGAAGCCGCGGACGTCGGTGCCCATCTCGCCTCCCGGTTGGGAAGCGACACCGCGCGTGCCGATCAGGTTCCCGCGGTGAGCCGACGCACTTCATCCGCGGGCACGCCCGGACCTGGCAGCCGGCCGCCCAGCGACAAGGGCAGCGTCCAGCGCATGATCGGCTGCGGCGACAGCGCGCGACCGGAGAAGACCTCCTCGGCCAGGGCGGCGTATCGCTCGATGATCGCCCGGGTGAAGGCAGCGCCGCTCCGCGCGCTCGCGAGGTGCGGCCGGCCCGTGTAGCCCGGAAACGGACGCAGCGCGTACCAGCCAAGCGCCGTGGCCGCGAAGCCCAGCTCGATGCCCAGGTGCCGCGCGCCGATCCCCGACGCGAGCTTGGCCACACCCGCGAGCGCCGTCGGCGCGGCGAAGTCGGGGCAGGGCGGCAGGTTCACGTGGTCCGGCGAGACCGACTCCGGCGCGAGGTGCAGCGCCATCGACGTCTCGAAGAACCCGCCGTGGAAGTCCATCGCCAGTCCGTCGCTGGCCGCGCGGCGATCGGCCTCGTTCGCGATGGGCGCGAAGGCCTCGGCGTAGTGGCTCGCGTCGACGGTGAGCATCTCCTGCATGACGATGTTCAGCGGCGAGATCACCTTCACGCCCAGCCGCTGCAGCGTCTGCACGCCCGCGTCGAGCGCGAGCGCGTGCAGCGGCGAGCCGTGGAAGGTCATGAGCACGACGCGCTGCGCGCCCAGCTCGGCCAGCGCACGACACGCCTCGACGATGATCGTCCGCACCGTCGCAAACGGCACGTGCCGCGAGCCCGGCCCTGGCACGGGATCCACGCCGACCTCCAGATCCGCGCCGAGCAGGAACGGCTGGTCCGGACAGAGCTTCGCGTGCAGCGCCTTCGCCAGCCCGAGGCTCACCAGCCGGTCGTTGTGCAGCGAGAGGTGCGGCCCGTGGTACTCGACCGGATTGATGGTCAGGAACACCGGCGCGCCGGTGCGCACCAGGCGCGCGGCCTCGCGGTGGTTCTGATCGAGGAGCGGGATCATGTCCGTTCCTCTACGCCCGGGAATTGAGGCAGGGCAACTCGCATCCCGATTGCCCCGGCGAGGCGTTTTGCGCCAATCTCGCCGCGTGCGCGTCATCGGGCTCACGGGCGGAATCGCTTCCGGAAAGAGCACCGTGGCGAAGATGTTCGCCGCGCTGGGCGCGAAGCTCATCGACGCCGATCTGCTCGCGCGTCAGGTCGTCGAGCCGGGCACGCCCGGACTGGCGCAGGTCGCCGCGCGCTTCCCCGACTGCGTGGTGAATGGCGTCCTCGACCGCAAGAAGCTGGGCGCGCGCGTCTTCGCAGATCCGGCCGAGCGCGCGGCGCTGAACGCCATCATCCACCCGCTGATCGCGCAGGCGGCGATGGCGCGCACCGCCGAGCTCGCGGACGCAGGCGAGAAAGCCGTCATCTACGAGGCGGCTTTGATCGTCGAGAACAAGCTCGACGCCGGCATGGACGGCTTGATCGTCGTGAGCGTGCCCGAGGACGTTCAAGTGGCGAGGCTGCGCGCGCGCGAAAACCTGGGCGGGCCCGAGGCGAAGCAACGGTTGGCCGCGCAGCTCCCGCTCTCGGAAAAGCTGGCGCGCGCGACGTGGATCGTCGACAACTCGGGTGACGTTGAGCGCACGCGCGAGCAAGTCAGCCGCATCTGGCGCGAGATTTCTGGGAGTGGCCCATGAGCGACAAGTCGGCGCGCACGTTCTTCCTCACCGGCTACCCCGGCTTCATTGGCAAGCGGCTCGCGGCGGAGCTGGTTCGCGCCCACCCCGACGCGCGGCTCTACCTGCTCGTGCAGCCCAAGTTCATCAAGGACGCGAAGAAGTACGTGCGCGGCTTGCCCGGCGGCGGGAAGAACGTCGAGCTGTACCAGGGCGACATCGTCGACATGCACCTCGGGCTCTCGAGCGCCGAGTACAACTTCCTCTGCGACGAGGTCACCGACATCTTCCACCTCGCCGCGATCTCGTACCTCGGCGTGCCGCCGCCGACGGCGCACAAGGTGAACGTCGAGGGCACGCGCAACGTGCTCGAGCTCGCCCACGACGCGCGGCACCTGCGGCGCTTCAACCACTTTTCGACGGCGTACGTCTCGGGCGATCGCGTGGGCGTGATCGCCGAGGACGAGCTCGATCTCGGGCAGCACTTCCGCAACGCCTACGAGCAGACCAAGTTCCAGGCGGAGAAGCTGGTGCGCAAGGCCAGCGAGCGCGGGCTCGAGGTGGTCATCTATCGGCCGGCGATCGTGGTCGGCGACAGCAAGACCGGCGAGATCGATCGCTTCGACGGCCCGTACTACATGGGCATCCTGCTGGTCACGAGCCCGCTCTCGGTGCCGTTGCCGCTCCCGGGAAACGGCGTGGCGCCGCTGAACGTGGTGCCGGTGGATTTCGTGACCAAGTCGGTGGTGCACATCGCCGACGACGCGCGCGCCGCGGGGCGCACGGTGCACCTCGTGGATCCGAACCCGATGAGCTCGCGGCGGGTGTACGAGCTCATCGCGGAGAAGGCGAACAAGAAGCTGCCCAAGCTCACGGTGCCGCACCGCGCGGCGGATGTGCTGTTGCGCTTGCCGGGTGTGGAGAAGCTGCTCCGGCCGCAGCGCGCGGCGATTGGCTACGTGAACCACCTCGCCATCTACAACTGTCGCAACACGCTGGAGCTGCTCGACGGAACGGGCATTCGCTGCCCGCCGCTCACGAGCTATCTGGACACGCTCGTGAGCTACGTGAAGCAGTTCTACCGCGAGCGTCAGGAAGACGTGGCCGTGGATGATCCGCTGGACCAGCCGGAGAACAGCGAGGCGTAGCCGCTACGGCTTGCCCTCGGTGTTCATCAGCCACTCGCCGTTCTGGCTCAGGTACACGTAGACCGCGCGGTGCCCGCAGGCCTCGACGCCCACCTCGGTGGCGCGGCCCACCGCCGAGTCCACCCGGTCCATGTGGATCCCCGCGTTGAGCACCGTCAGGTGCAGCGACTCCTTGGGGCAGCTGAACTCGAAGGCAGCGCGGGTCTGGATGGCAGCGGCGTCGCGCGCCCACAGGTCCGCGTCGAGCTCGTGGCCATCCTGGGTGACCAGGGGCCGTGGCGCCGTCGCGCACCCGACCACACCCAGCCCGACCAGCGAGGTGAAAAGCGAGACGAGGAGTGCGCGCATCACCCGTCCATATGTCGCGTCGCGTGGTCGATTCAAGGGTCACGCGCTCGCCCGCGCCGCTTCCTTCGCCAGCAAGGCCTCCAGCGAATCGAGCGACAGCGGCTTGGTCACGTGCGCGTGAAACCCGGCCGCGATCGCATCGGCCACGGCCGAGGGATCGCTGAAGCCCGTGAGCGCAATCAGCCGCGTGCGCGCGGTGCGTGGTTCGGCGCGAAGGGTCCGCGCCACGTCGCAGCCGTCGAGCCCGGGCAAGCTCAGGTCGCAGAGCACCAGGTCCGGCGGCGCCTCGCGCGCGAGCTCGATCGCCGTCTCGCCGTCGTACGCACCTTCACACGCGTGGCCCAGCATGCGCACCAGCTCGGTGAGTGCCTCGGTCACGTCGTGGTCGTCGTCCACCACGAGCACGCGCAGGGAAATCGGAGGAGCCATGCGCGTTCTTCTACTGAAACGCCTCAGGCCCCGCGCCGGCACCGGCGCCGCTCTGGCCAGCGGACGACGGCCGTGATGACGTCGGCCGAGAACTGCGTGCTGCGCGACGTCTACGCCGTCGCGCGCAAGGTGATCTGGGTGATCTCCGCCGGCGCGCCGAGCCGCATCGGCGGGCCCCAGTAGCCCGTGCCGCGCGAGACGTAGAGCTGCGCGTCGCCGAGCTTCGACAGCCCCGCGAGGAAGCCCTGCTGCAGCTTCACCAGGTAGCCCCAGGGCCAGATCTGCCCGCCGTGCGTGTGCCCGGAGATCTGGAGGTCGACGCCCTTCTTGGCGCTCTCGGGGAACGTCTTGGGCTGGTGCGAGAGGAGCACCAGCGGCCGCGAGCCGTCGAAGCCCTGCAGCGCGCGGTCGAGGTCGTGGCCCATTCCGAAGCTGCGGCCCGCGAGGTCGTGACAGCCCGCGAGCTCGAGGTGCTCGGCCACCGTCACGCGCTCGTTCTCCAGCGTGCGAATGCCGAGCGTGCGCAGGTGCGCGAGCCACTCGGGCGCGCCGGAGTAGTATTCGTGGTTGCCGGTGATGAAGAAGACGCCGTGCTTGGCCTGCAGCTTCTGCAGGGGCGCAGCAGCGGCGGCGAGCTCCTCCACGCTGCCGTCGACCAGATCCCCCGCGATGGCCACGAGGTCGGGCGAGAGCGCGTTCATGCGCTTCACCACGTCCTCCATGAACTCGGCGCCGATGGTGGGGCCGAGGTGCACGTCGGAGATGACCGCGAGCGTGAAGCCATCGAGTGCGCGCGGCAGCTTCTTCAGCGCCACCTCCACGCGCTTCACGTCGACGGGGCGCAGCGTGGCGTACAAGCCCGTCGCACCGGCTGCGGTCGCAAACGCCGACGCCGCTCCCGCGACACCGCGCGCGAGCAGCAAGCGCCGCTCTGGATCCAGCGGCGCATCGCCGGCCCAGGTCACTGTCGCCACCACGAGCCGCACGAGCTCGCCCGCAACGAGCCCCACGAGCATCAAGAAGAAGATCCCCATCCAGCCGAACGCGATCCAGCTCAGCGCGGCCATCGGCCGGTCCAACACGCGGCCGAGGATGAACGCCAGCGGGATGCTCACCGCGAGCGCGATCAAGGCCAGCGTGCCCAGGCGCGCGAAGGGCGGGGGGAGCGCCGTGTCGCGCACGAGCCGGGTCCAGAAGTAGTAGTGGAAGCTGCCCACCAGCAGGGTGCTGATTCCGAGGAAGATCGCAATCTGGGCGGCGCGGGACATGGGCCGGAGAGTAACCGGCCCCGCCCAGGCGTGCTCCCGACTTTGCGAAACTTCACAACCCGGTCAGGCGCGTGGTCGCGGCGTGCAGGAGCTCGAGTCGAGCGTCGTCGCCGGCGGCGTCGCGGAGCACGAAGCGTCGCCAGGCCTCGCCGTCGAACACGGCCACGATGAGGCCGACCATGGCGTCGAACGTCGGGCCCAACGCGAGCGCCAGCTCGGGGAGCAGCTCTCGAGCCAGCGCGCCGATGTCCGCGTGGTAGCGGGCGGTCAGGGGAGCGAGCGCCTTGCGGAGCCGCGGCCGGGTGCGCGCGGCCATCGCCAGCTCGTACCAGGCCTGATTCAGCCGCGAGCGACAGGTCTTCCGCACCAGCTCCAGCCCCAGCCGCAAGGGATCGCGCTCGCTCCGGAGCGACTCGAACTCGCGCCGATACTGCTGGAGCAGCTGCTCGCCCACGTCGCGCCCGACCGCGACCATGAGCGCCTCACGCGAAGCGAAGTGTCGAAACAGGCCGCCTTGCGAGATCCCCGCCCGCTCGCAGATCTCCTGGACGCTCGCGTCGGCGTAGCCCTGGTCGATAAGCGCTTCCGTGGTGGCGTCGAGGAGCTTGCGGATGGTGGCCTCGCGCCGTTCCTGCTGGGTGCGGCGAACGCGCGTCGCAGCGGCCATCAGGCGTTCCCCGCGGGCAGGAAGCGGCCGAAGCCGCGTTCGCGTCCGAGCGACGGCGAGAACGCGCCGTCTTCGAATGCAACCTTTCCGTTAACGAGTACGGCTGACACCGCGCCGTCCGAGCGGTTCACCATGCGCTGCAGCCCGCCGAGGTTCTCCATGGGCGCCTCGTGGTACGCGTCGAGCCGATCGTCGAGGGCCTCGGGATCCACGATGGCCACGTCGGCGCGATCGCCCTGGCGCAACCGGCCTGCATCGACGCCCAGCCACTGCGCGAGCTCGCCCGTGAGCCGCCACACCGCGCGCTCCAGAGGCATCACGGGCCGGCCCGCGCGCTCGGCGTCGCGCACCACGCGCAGCATCTGCAAGGGGAAGCTGTAGAAGGCCATGTTGCGAATGTGCGCGCCCGAGTCGGCGAAGCCGATGAGCGCGCTCTCGTCGGCCATCATGCGCTCCACCTCGCGCGGCCGGTGGTTGGCGATCGTCGTGCGCCAGCGCAGCTTCGTGCCGTGCTCGACCACGAGATCCAGGAACGTGTCGACGGGGTGGTGTCCGCGCTCCTTGGCCACCTCGCTGAAGGAGCGGCCCTCGAGCGGCCTGTCGGGGCAGGCGACGATCTGCGCGTCGCCGAAGTCGCGGTGCCACACGCGCGGGCTGAAGCGCTTCTCGTAGTCCTGCCGGAAGCGGCGGCGGTAGCCCTCGTCCTGCATGAGCGCGTTGCGCGCGACCTGATCCGCGAGGTGCAGAGCGGCCTGGCCCGCGCCGAACTCCTCGAAGACCACGAGGTCGATGCCGTCGGCGTAGACCTCGAACTCCATGGGCAGCGTCTGCCAGCGCAGGTTGCCGCCGAGGAAGCGGTTCACGAAGCGCGTGACCGCGCCGATGAAGCGGTGCAGCCCCGGGCTCGACTTCGCGTCGGCGAGGGTGATGAGCGTGGTGCGCAGCGGCTTGCGGAGCAGCATCCCCGCGCTCTCGAGCATGAACAGGAACGAGTTCACCTTCGTCACCAGGCTCGGCGCCGATTGCAGGATGCGCCCACGCTTTCTCAGCAGCCGGTTCAGCCGCCGGTACTCGCCCCAGGTCGCGTACGTCGAAGGCAGCTGCGCGGAGCGGAACCGATCGCCGTCGAGCTTGTCCCAGGGGTTGGTCATCGTCGACAGCCCCAGCAGCCCGCATTCGATGGCCTCGTCGAGCCAGCGCTCCATCTGCCGCAGCTCGTCCTCGCTCGGCCGAACTTTGGGGTCCACCGATCGCCCCAGCCCGAGCACGCGCGCGCGCAGGTCGGAGTGACCCAGGAACGCGGTCACGTTGGCGCCGAGCGGGTGGCCCTCGAGGAACTGCACGTACTCGCGCGGCGTGCTCCAGCGCTTGGTCTCGCGCAGCAGGGGCAGCACCTGTGCGCGCGGCACCGACTCGACGCGCGTGAAGAGATCGGAGCAGTCCTCAGGCTCGGAGAGGATGGTGCTGATGGAGCAGCTGCCCACGGTCACGGTGGTGACGCCGTGGCGGATGGACTCGGTGAGCGACGGCGCCGCGAGCAGCTCGGCGTCGTAGTGGGTGTGCATGTCCAGGAAGCCGGGCATCACCCACTTGCCGCGCGCGTCGATCACCTTGGCACCGGCGGCGTCGAGCGGGGCGTCGCTCAGCGCGACCACCTTCCCGTCGCGCAGGCCGAGGTGGCGAATCGCGCCTGGCGCGCCCGTTCCGTCGAAGTGCAGCCCGTTCTGGATCACCAGGTCGTAGCCCATGGAGGTCGCTCTAACATAGAGAGCAACCGCTCGCAATCTATGTTGGCGGCCTGTGTCGGCGCTCGGACTCCACCCGGGGCAGGGCGCCCGGCAGGGCTTCGTGCGGGCGCGCATCCGGGATAGGTTTGAAAGGTCGTTCGAGTCCCGCGGAGCGCGACGTGCTCAACCAGGCGGTCCACTGCTACCAGCACCCGCAGCGCCTGGGCATCGGCATCTGCGTCGAGTGCCGCCAGGTGGTCTGCGCGGAGTGCAGCACGCAGTTCGAGGGCATCAACCGCTGCGCGCGCTGTCTGCAGAAGATGGCGCCCAAGGCCCAGACGGCGGGCGCGCTGCGCGAGTGGGGGCCGGTGTCGATCCTCGGGGCGCTGTTCTCGCTGGCCATCCTCTACGGCGGCGCGCAGCTCGCGGCGCACTGGATCCAGCCTTGAACGGCGGCGCCCTGCACGAGCTGCGGCC
This DNA window, taken from Deltaproteobacteria bacterium, encodes the following:
- a CDS encoding response regulator: MAPPISLRVLVVDDDHDVTEALTELVRMLGHACEGAYDGETAIELAREAPPDLVLCDLSLPGLDGCDVARTLRAEPRTARTRLIALTGFSDPSAVADAIAAGFHAHVTKPLSLDSLEALLAKEAARASA
- a CDS encoding amidohydrolase family protein, which gives rise to MGYDLVIQNGLHFDGTGAPGAIRHLGLRDGKVVALSDAPLDAAGAKVIDARGKWVMPGFLDMHTHYDAELLAAPSLTESIRHGVTTVTVGSCSISTILSEPEDCSDLFTRVESVPRAQVLPLLRETKRWSTPREYVQFLEGHPLGANVTAFLGHSDLRARVLGLGRSVDPKVRPSEDELRQMERWLDEAIECGLLGLSTMTNPWDKLDGDRFRSAQLPSTYATWGEYRRLNRLLRKRGRILQSAPSLVTKVNSFLFMLESAGMLLRKPLRTTLITLADAKSSPGLHRFIGAVTRFVNRFLGGNLRWQTLPMEFEVYADGIDLVVFEEFGAGQAALHLADQVARNALMQDEGYRRRFRQDYEKRFSPRVWHRDFGDAQIVACPDRPLEGRSFSEVAKERGHHPVDTFLDLVVEHGTKLRWRTTIANHRPREVERMMADESALIGFADSGAHIRNMAFYSFPLQMLRVVRDAERAGRPVMPLERAVWRLTGELAQWLGVDAGRLRQGDRADVAIVDPEALDDRLDAYHEAPMENLGGLQRMVNRSDGAVSAVLVNGKVAFEDGAFSPSLGRERGFGRFLPAGNA
- a CDS encoding TetR/AcrR family transcriptional regulator gives rise to the protein MAAATRVRRTQQERREATIRKLLDATTEALIDQGYADASVQEICERAGISQGGLFRHFASREALMVAVGRDVGEQLLQQYRREFESLRSERDPLRLGLELVRKTCRSRLNQAWYELAMAARTRPRLRKALAPLTARYHADIGALARELLPELALALGPTFDAMVGLIVAVFDGEAWRRFVLRDAAGDDARLELLHAATTRLTGL
- a CDS encoding metallophosphoesterase, giving the protein MSRAAQIAIFLGISTLLVGSFHYYFWTRLVRDTALPPPFARLGTLALIALAVSIPLAFILGRVLDRPMAALSWIAFGWMGIFFLMLVGLVAGELVRLVVATVTWAGDAPLDPERRLLLARGVAGAASAFATAAGATGLYATLRPVDVKRVEVALKKLPRALDGFTLAVISDVHLGPTIGAEFMEDVVKRMNALSPDLVAIAGDLVDGSVEELAAAAAPLQKLQAKHGVFFITGNHEYYSGAPEWLAHLRTLGIRTLENERVTVAEHLELAGCHDLAGRSFGMGHDLDRALQGFDGSRPLVLLSHQPKTFPESAKKGVDLQISGHTHGGQIWPWGYLVKLQQGFLAGLSKLGDAQLYVSRGTGYWGPPMRLGAPAEITQITLRATA